Part of the Erinaceus europaeus unplaced genomic scaffold, mEriEur2.1 scaffold_704, whole genome shotgun sequence genome, TTCCTCTCCCCCAGCCCTGACCCTGACTTCCTGTCCTCCAGCCCTGACTCTGACTTCCTGTCCCCCAGTCCTGACCCTGACTTCCTGTCCCCCAGCCCTGACCCTGACTTCCTGTCCCCCAGTCCTGACCCTGACTTCCtctcccccagtcctgacccTGACTTCCTGTCCCCCAGTCCTGACCCTGACTTCCTGTCCCCCAGCCCTGACCCTGACTTCCTCTCCCCCAGCCCTGACCCTGACTTCCTGTCCCCCAGCCCTGACCCTGACTTCCTGTCCCCCAGCCCTGACCCTGACTTCCTGTCCCCCAGCCCTGACCCTGACTTCCTGTCCCCCAGCCCTGACCCTGACTTCCTGTCCCCCAGCCCTGACCCTGACTTCCTCTCCCCCATTCCTGACCCTGACTTTCTGTCCCCCAGCCCTGACCCTGACTTCCTGTCCCCCAGCCCTGACCCTGACTTCCTGTCCCCCAGCCCTGACTCTGACTTCCTGTCCCCCAGCCCTAACCCTGACTTCCTGTCCCCCAGCCCTGACCCTGACTTCCTGTCCCCCAGCCCTGACCCTGACTTCCtctcccccagtcctgacccTGACTTCCTGTCCCCCAGTCCTAACCCTGACTTCCtctcccccagtcctgaccctgacttcctgtcccccagccctgaccctgacttcctctcccccagtcctgaccctgacttcctgtcccccagtcctgaccctgacttcctgtcccccagtcctgaccctgacttcctgtcccccagtcctgaccctgacttcctctcccccagccctgaccctgacttcctgtcccccagtcctgaccctgacttcctgtcccccagtcctgaccctgacttcctgtcccccagtcctgaccctgacttcctgtcccccagccctgaccctgacttcctctcccccagtcctgaccctgacttcctgtcccccagtcctgaccctgacttcctgtcccccagtcctgaccctgacttcctgtcccccagtcctgaccctgacttcctctcccccagccctgaccctgacttcctgtcccccagccctgaccctgacttcctgtcccccagtcctgaccctgacttcctctcccccagtcctgaccctgacttcctctcccccagtcctgacccTGACTTCCTGTCCCCCAGTCCTGACCCTGACTTCCTGTCCCCCAGCCCTGACCCTGACTTCCTGTCCCCCAGCCCTGACCCTGACTTCCTGTCCCCCAGCCCTGACCCTGACTTCCTGTCCCCCAGCCCTGACCCTGACTTCCTGTCCCCCAGCCCTGACCCTGACTTCCTCTCCCCCATTCCTGACCCTGACTTTCTGTCCCCCAGCCCTGACCCTGACTTCCTGTCCCCCAGCCCTGACCCTGACTTCCTGTCCCCCAGCCCTGACTCTGACTTCCTGTCCCCCAGCCCTAACCCTGACTTCCTGTCCCCCAGCCCTGACCCTGACTTCCTGTCCCCCAGCCCTGACCCTGACTTCCtctcccccagtcctgacccTGACTTCCTGTCCCCCAGTCCTAACCCTGACTTCCtctcccccagtcctgaccctgacttcctctcccccagccctgaccctgacttcctctcccccagtcctgacccTGACTTCCTGTCCCCCAGTCCTGACCCTGACTTCCTGTCCCCCAGTCCTGACCCTGACTTCCTGTCCCCCAGTCCTGACCCTGACTTCCTCTCCCCCAGCCCTGACCCTGACTTCCTGTCCCCCAGTCCTGACCCTGACTTCCTGTCCCCCAGTCCTGACCCTGACTTCCTGTCCCCCAGTCCTGACCCTGACTTCCTGTCCCCCAGCCCTGACCCTGACTTCCTGTCCCCCAGTCCTGACCCTGACTTCCTGTCCCCCAGTCCTGACCCTGACTTCCTGTCCCCCAGTCCTGACCCTGACTTCCTGTCCCCCAGTCCTGACCCTGACTTCCTCTCCCCCAGCCCTGACCCTGACTTCCTGTCCCCCAGCCCTGACCCTGACTTCCTGTCCCCCAGCCCTGACCCTGACTTCCTGTCCCCCAGTCCTAACCCTGACTTCCtctcccccagtcctgacccTGACTTCATTTCTCCCTGACCCTGACCTGTCCACCCAGGCTGAGGGCAGTAACATACTCTATAGAGGAGTATTGAGGATGTCAGATTTTTTGACTTCCTTTGGCAGGCTGGGTCCCTCAAATGAATGctgcacacacacccacacaccctctctctctctctcacacacacacacacacacacacacacacacacacacacacacacacacacactctcacacagagACATatgcacactcacactctcacacacattcctcacacagacacacactctttcatactcacacacacacagacacactctcacacacacacacatactctctcccACACAGACATACGCATATTCACACTTTCACACACAttcctcacacagacacacactctctcatactcacacacagagagacacactcacacacacacacactctctcacacagagACATACTCACACTCATACTCTCACACGCAttcctcacacagacacacacactcacacccacccacacaccctctcacactcacacacacctactttctcacacacagacatacgcacactcacactctcaaTTACAttcctcacacagacacacactctctctctcacacacacactcacacacatagacacactcatacgaacacacacagtcacacacacccacatactctctcacacacagacatatacacactcacactctcacacacattccTTACacagacacactctctctcacacatacacactcacacacacagacacactcacacaaacacacacagtcacacacacccacatactCTCTCAGACATACGCACACTCACACCCTGATACACAttcctcacacagacacacactctctcacacacactctcacatacacacacagagagactctctctatctctctcacacacacacacacaatctctctctcacacacacacactctcacacacacacacacactctctctctcacacacacacactctctttctctctctctctctcacacacacacacactctctctctctcacacacacacacactctctctcacacacacactctctctctctcacacacacacactctctctctctcacacacacactctctctcacacacacacacacacactctctctctctctctctcacacacacacacactctctctctctctcacacacacactctctctctctctcacacacacacacacacacactctctctctctcacacacacactctctctcacacacacacacacacactctctctctctctcacacacacacactctctctctctcacacacacacacactctctctcacacacacactctctctctctcacacacacacacacacactctctctctcacacacacactctctctcacacacacacacacactctctctctctctctctctcacacacacacactctctctctctctcacacacacacactctctctctctctcacacacacacactctctctctctcacacacacactctctctctcacacacacactgtcacacacacacacacacacacacatacacacacacgggcACACTCTCAcacaatgacacacacacacacacagagactcacGATGATACCAAAAAAGGCAGTTACTAAATTTGGGCAGAACacaaacagcagcagcagcagcagcacagtcCTGCTGAGAAACTGTTAGCAGAGGCCTTAGCCTTGAGCACTGCTGTGTCACTGAGTCACGCGGCTGGGGGCTGGCTGTCTCAGGAGTTACTGGATTTGGAGTCGCATGGTCACAAAGGCAAATGTCTCCTTCATATATGGTGTCTTTTCTAAGTTTGTGCAGAAACCAAATGCTTAAATCACAACAGAACAGGAGAAAACTGTTTCTGATGTTTTCCTCGAGAAACTTGTGTATTCCCAGTTGGCTGCTAATAAACAAAACAAGAGGGCAGTTTGTACACGGGCTGCTATTTCCTTTTCTGAAAATGGAAACAGAGCTCAGCCCTGTGGACTTCtgtggggctggggacccctcaACCTCGAGtcggtggggctgggggcttcctgtggggctggggacccctcaACCTCGAGTCGATGGGGCTGGGGGCTTCCtgtggggctggggacccctcaGCCTCGAGtcggtggggctgggggcttcctgaggggctggggacccctcaGCCTCGAgttggtggggctgggggcttcctGAGGGACTGTCTGCAGGGGAGGCCGGCAAGGGAGCCGGCAGACACCAGGCAGATGACACCTGACCCGCAGGACGCGAGGGCTGCAGAGGGGACTCTGCCACCTCAGGGACAGACAGCAGTTCTCACAGAGCTTAGCCGGTGTTTTTTCAAGCAGTGATTCAGCATCTCATCTTCCGTGCCCAGCCGGGCCGTGACCATGACCAATGCCGTGGGCCGCTCGGTCCCGGGACCTTCCCTCAAGGGTGCAGGGAGTCAAGTGTCAGTAGATGCTGAATGTGGACTGTCAGGCCCTGAGGCCACCGAACTTCTCTTCAGTTTTGACTCTACAGTCCAAGTCACAATCATAGTAAGATAAAAGACagccttattcttttttattttatttaccctttcattgccctcgttgttgtagttattactgttgttattatttgctgggctagcttcgagggcaggagagagacaactaggaactcgtggctgaACGGGAACGCAATCCAATGCTGCCTTTATTcgtctgcctttatatcttctgaggtgGAAGTGgccggctggaaaaaggaactgggtaggagagtgggtggagagaagggaaagagcgcCAGTTCCATCTAACCAGCGGGATTaacccagtgccctgcaggcagcgCGGGTCTCAGGGAAAACAGTGAACATGTCAATAGACCACGGCATCAAGCCATGCAGCAGACCTGGCGCAATGAccaacaattattttttaaaacaacttatttatttatttatgagaaagacaggaggaaagaaccagccatcactctggtacatgtgagagtccagtgcctcagccactgtgccgcctcccggaccactagctTTATTCTTGAAAAGACTGAGAAGTGGAGAATAATAACAATTTCCTCAAATTTTGAATTTTCTTGAACTAAGGTTTTGCGTGCTGAAGTAAAACTAAAAGAATTCTTCCTGGTGCTCACAATGGGCTCAACCACAGCCACTCTCTTCAAAgtgctgcttttatttattttgcttttgaacCAGACAGAACGTCAGATGGAGCTGTGCAGCTTCCCGGAGTGAGACTGTAGCCGTCTGTGACTTGCTCAGGTTTGGTCTGTTCTGTCCTCACTGAGGCCCCAGCTCTGAAGCACAGTGGCTACTACACAGAACCCTCTGGGTTCCCAGGCACACAGCACCTACACTCAAACCCAGAGCAAACCAGCATCCCGTCAGGGCCCAGGGGCCTCTGGGGGGCTGAAGCTGGGCAGCTGGCAGCTGGGGGCAGACTGCAGGGCTCACCCCCAGAGAGGGGCCACGGGAGTCTGCTGGCCAACGGGACGGGAGTGCCCCTCACTGGGCCGAGGCTCGTGCGTGTGCCAGACAGGGTCAGGCTGGCACAGTTGAGAGGGCAGAGTTGCCCGCCGTGCCGGGAGCTGGGCGACTGGTCGAGCCACCCTGCCTCAGGATGGCGGCTGCTTCTCCCTTTGAAGGAGTCGGAGGAGGCTCTGAGGAAGGTGGGGGTTGCTTCGCAGGAAGAGGCCTCTGGGTCTGCTCAGGGAGGTCGGGATGGCGTCACTGTAGAGTCTGCAGCTCAGTGGCCGAAGGCGGTGAGATAGAAAGCAgcacaaagtgtttaataaacaggaagcagATGAATGCAGCAGATGCGACCGGGACTCAGCtggaaagaagctgggaagtctattttaagtgttCTCCTAAAAGCCCAGGACAATTGTCAGATTTTTAAAGTTTACTTTCAAGGATTATAATATTTGCTAATGTTTTTTCCTGGATATCTTGGACGAACATCTTTTTACCAGTGTGTTATGTGGATTGTAATGTTATAGCGTCACTCAATTCTCCTGCCTCTTtccccagaacactgatcagctctggcttatggtggtgctgggaactgaacctggggccttggggcctcaggcaggagagagccTGTTGCATGGACACTGGCACA contains:
- the LOC132536273 gene encoding uncharacterized protein LOC132536273, which codes for PGDSLKGPLCPSWEDGAHCRPQSPDSSETEAEAEAEPSGFLTAWSCRTFVPDPDFHSPSPDPDFLSSSPDSDFHSPSPDPDFLSPSPDPDFHSPSPDPDFLSPSPDPDFHSPSPDPDFLSPSPDPDFLSPSPDPDFLSSSPDSDFLSPSPDPDFLSPSPDPDFLSPSPDPDFLSPSPDPDFLSPSPDPDFLSPSPDPDFLSPSPDPDFLSPSPDPDFLSPSPDPDFLSPSPDPDFLSPSPDPDFLSPSPDPDFLSPIPDPDFLSPSPDPDFLSPSPDPDFLSPSPDSDFLSPSPNPDFLSPSPDPDFLSPSPDPDFLSPSPDPDFLPDPDFLSPSPDPDFLSPSPDPDFLSPSPDPDFLSPSPDPDFLSPSPDPDFLSPSPDPDFLSPIPDPDFLSPSPDPDFLSPSPDPDFLSPSPDSDFLSPSPNPDFLSPSPDPDFLSPSPDPDFLSPSPDPDFLPDPDFLSPSPDPDFLSPSPDPDFLSPSPDPDFLSPSPDPDFLSPSPDPDFLSPSPDPDFLSPSPDPDFLSPSPDPDFLSPSPDPDFLSPSPDPDFLSPSPDPDFLSPSPDPDFLSPSPDPDFLSPSPDPDFLSPSPDPDFLSPSPNPDFLSPSPDPDFISP